One window of bacterium genomic DNA carries:
- a CDS encoding BadF/BadG/BcrA/BcrD ATPase family protein, with protein sequence MDRTPSEQPGAPAAVGIDAGSVSVNCVALDAAGTLVHEEPYRRHFGRTVQAVREALAAVRARFGTACLPSVTFTGAHGQEIAARLGAPWEPETVAQIVGAAHVAPGVRTILAIGGQDAALFALAWDGPRWRLEHFAMNGPCASGTGSFIDQQAERLAATLIAPAAQADQGRLEAVLAAFIREGLSSERPAPVACRCTVFTKSDMIHLQNKGEPLANIVAGLHEGSAANFISTIVGPRSLQPPLVFIGGVASNPLQVRAFQRHYPELTVPPHHASLGALGAALLSLRAGRAVAVDAAGLE encoded by the coding sequence GTGGATCGGACTCCCAGCGAACAACCGGGCGCACCGGCAGCCGTCGGCATCGACGCCGGCTCGGTCAGCGTCAACTGCGTCGCCCTCGACGCCGCGGGTACCCTTGTCCACGAGGAGCCGTACCGCCGCCACTTCGGCAGGACGGTCCAGGCGGTGCGCGAGGCGCTCGCCGCGGTGCGGGCGCGCTTCGGCACGGCCTGTCTGCCATCGGTCACCTTCACGGGCGCGCACGGGCAGGAGATCGCCGCGCGGCTGGGGGCCCCGTGGGAGCCCGAGACCGTCGCGCAGATCGTCGGCGCGGCCCACGTCGCCCCCGGCGTGCGCACGATCCTCGCGATCGGCGGCCAGGACGCGGCGCTCTTCGCGCTCGCCTGGGACGGCCCGCGCTGGCGGCTGGAGCACTTCGCGATGAACGGCCCCTGCGCCTCGGGGACCGGCTCGTTCATCGACCAGCAGGCGGAGCGGCTCGCCGCCACCCTCATCGCGCCGGCGGCGCAGGCGGACCAGGGGCGCCTGGAGGCGGTGCTCGCGGCCTTCATCCGCGAGGGGCTCTCGAGCGAGCGCCCCGCGCCCGTGGCCTGCCGCTGCACGGTCTTCACGAAGTCCGACATGATCCACCTGCAGAACAAGGGGGAGCCGCTCGCGAACATCGTCGCCGGCCTGCACGAGGGCAGCGCGGCGAACTTCATCAGCACCATCGTCGGGCCCCGCTCCCTGCAGCCGCCGCTGGTCTTCATCGGCGGCGTCGCCTCCAACCCGCTGCAGGTCCGCGCCTTCCAGCGCCACTACCCGGAGCTGACGGTGCCGCCGCACCACGCCTCGCTCGGCGCGCTCGGTGCGGCGCTGCTCTCGCTGCGGGCGGGCCGCGCGGTGGCGGTGGACGCCGCCGGTCTCGAGG
- a CDS encoding cytochrome c biogenesis protein CcdA: protein MSGGISYGAAFLGGLVSFVSPCVLPLMPGYLSYISGLSFEELERLPPGAHLGRTLRHAAIFASGFTAVFVALGLTATTLGAFLGTHAVALRRVAGALIFIFGLQVSGVLRLGFLYRERRFEVHHHRVGTVRSLLLGMAFAFGWTPCVGPILFSVLSYAAGAGTAATGALLLLSYSLGLAAPFLLAAAATSYSFRIIGHSGRWLRPVQVAAGIVMMAMGLALITGVFERLNLLLTGFFS, encoded by the coding sequence GTGAGCGGCGGCATCTCCTACGGCGCCGCCTTTCTCGGCGGGCTCGTGTCCTTCGTCAGCCCCTGCGTGCTGCCGCTGATGCCCGGGTACCTCAGCTACATCTCCGGTCTCTCCTTCGAGGAGCTCGAGCGGCTGCCGCCCGGGGCGCACCTGGGGCGGACGCTGCGCCACGCCGCGATCTTCGCCAGCGGCTTCACCGCCGTCTTCGTCGCGCTCGGCCTCACGGCGACGACGCTCGGCGCCTTCCTCGGCACGCACGCCGTGGCGCTACGCCGCGTCGCGGGCGCCCTGATCTTCATCTTCGGGCTGCAGGTCTCCGGGGTGCTGCGCCTGGGCTTCCTCTACCGCGAGCGGCGCTTCGAGGTCCATCACCACCGGGTCGGCACGGTCCGCAGCCTGCTGCTGGGGATGGCCTTCGCGTTCGGCTGGACGCCCTGCGTCGGCCCCATCCTCTTCTCGGTGCTCTCCTACGCGGCCGGCGCGGGCACCGCCGCCACGGGGGCGCTGCTGCTGCTGAGCTACTCCCTGGGCCTGGCGGCCCCGTTCCTCCTCGCGGCGGCGGCGACCTCGTACTCCTTCCGGATCATCGGGCACAGCGGCCGGTGGCTGCGGCCGGTGCAGGTCGCGGCGGGAATCGTCATGATGGCGATGGGGCTGGCGCTGATCACGGGGGTCTTCGAGCGGCTCAACCTCCTGCTCACCGGCTTCTTCTCCTGA
- a CDS encoding tetratricopeptide repeat protein, which translates to MDIDDLIAEGQRLLSQTKFEEAAAAFTSALAATPDNPTLLASRGAALIALGRHDEAFADFDRAVALAPDNARLYYRRGMGRMAQQQFEAAVADFTKAIERDPQYGVAFYSRGMAYDSLGREEESREDLRRSWVLGQAKLQGELDTYGIIRSELDKPR; encoded by the coding sequence ATGGACATCGATGACCTGATCGCGGAGGGCCAGCGCCTGCTCTCCCAGACCAAGTTCGAGGAGGCCGCGGCGGCGTTCACCAGCGCGCTGGCGGCGACCCCCGACAACCCCACGCTGCTGGCCTCGCGCGGCGCCGCCCTGATCGCCCTCGGGCGCCACGACGAGGCGTTCGCGGACTTCGACCGCGCGGTCGCGCTCGCCCCCGACAACGCCCGCCTGTACTACCGCCGCGGCATGGGGCGCATGGCGCAGCAGCAGTTCGAGGCCGCGGTCGCGGACTTCACGAAGGCGATCGAGCGCGACCCCCAGTACGGGGTCGCCTTCTACAGCCGCGGCATGGCCTACGACTCGCTGGGCCGCGAGGAGGAGTCCCGCGAGGACCTGCGACGCTCGTGGGTCCTCGGGCAGGCGAAGCTCCAGGGAGAGCTGGACACCTACGGCATCATCCGCAGCGAGCTCGACAAGCCGCGTTAG